In one Takifugu flavidus isolate HTHZ2018 chromosome 9, ASM371156v2, whole genome shotgun sequence genomic region, the following are encoded:
- the egf gene encoding pro-epidermal growth factor isoform X2 has protein sequence MAVLIVAMPENFFKKTCKSGSDYRSMLAATTTVFICFVLQSSGAWAVTAACWDERQPEAEGNSSCISTQPFFIFGYGKAIHRMGLDGKNQRRLVAGVGRSIFLDFHFRDDTIYWADKQTGVIYKAAVRDAQRQKLFSDKHISGLAVDWIRNSIFWTSKAKGKIKKIDINGKNEVTLVRHLTQPCAITVDPIDRFLFWLAGETAPSIQRAYVTGQKKSTLIKMTQQAKALSIDRQEKRLYWVQLGLPGKSAVASCDYNGNGRHILDVPLDVRSGISVFLQHIFYTDDTFGVIKRVNKQTGEETLKVNIKPMAKAPVDIKVVHHLNQPMADSSAPGCDILSGNCVSVCSTERGTCRCTEGFALTKQGTHCEDVNECALWNHGCSLGCENIPGSYFCTCPKGYALLPDRKTCQVIVPCETNIKCGHGCLQTDEGAVCVCPEGSLLQEDGHVCTGCTAPDRGGCSQLCTSVTPNGWQCGCLPGYGLHHDGKRCIAAGPPSFLVVANLVDVRQINPDGSGDQILVEETNGAIIALDYDPVENKVYFASTSQKTIERIDFDGGSREVLVSDVLDSPEGLAIDWVHRKMYWTDKSRATVACSTLVGLNRQTIVSERLEKPRGIAVHPSEKKLFWTDTGAQPVVESASLEGKSRVVIASTDLVSPSGLTIDFTEDRLFWCDLRRGVVETAALDGSHRQVLLDNQVGRPFDLAVFEDRLWISDQEHQQLRSVHKRTGKNLQNIHGLLQPASIVVVHPLTRPGADVCLHMNGGCSQICEHKLGFAHCSCLPSYTLATDGKSCLPDSGSTESTHLSSPKNKVGDENTSQTTPGFSTHTIETNLDLNNEKRLSTDKMVSDQHDCDSLGCDVNAQCLLNGGSPGCSCVEGFTGDGLLCVESEASSPQLPTSTSADVSTENHSSDSESCPSTHDNYCLYEGVCFYFPEVDSYACNCVAGYIGERCQFSDLEWWDLQQAEEEKKKNVLIGACVVVLVSLLSIAACVTLCYRTKIIFGKHPPVDDVSESSVTDETMSVASSVPRFYTLVDSDVEGRTSPAVSRPRRAIYPSCSSETGDLPLSEDSDVSKPIRGFEGTAASAAVLDDVTSGVHRSCPSLQHSCTFTSFRPAIISIATSSDCQETREGDKAGPLSLQEAPSGTNKEPHT, from the exons ATGGCAGTGCTAATAGTGGCAATGCCTGagaacttttttaaaaaaacgtgCAAGTCGGGGTCGGACTACAGGAGTATGCTGGCTGCAACAACCACAgtgttcatctgttttgtgctgCAAAGCAGTGGCGCCTGGGCCGTGACTGCAGCATGCTGGGATGAAAGGCAACCAGAAGCGGagggaaacagcagctgcatct CCACGCAGCCCTTCTTTATATTTGGCTACGGTAAAGCCATTCATCGGATGGGTCTTGATGGGAAGAACCAGAGGAGGCTTGTGGCTGGTGTGGGAAGATCGATTTTCCTCGACTTTCATTTCAGAGACGATACAATTTACTGGgcggacaaacagactggggtcATTTACAAAGCAGCAGTGAGAGACGCACAAAGACAG AAACTTTTTTCTGACAAACATATTTCGGGCCTTGCAGTGGACTGGATTCGGAACAGCATATTCTGGACGAGTAAAGCCAAGGGAAAGATTAAGAAAATTGATataaatggaaaaaatgaagTGACTCTAGTGAGACATCTGACCCAGCCTTGTGCAATTACTGTTGACCCCATTGACAG GTTCCTTTTTTGGCTGGCTGGCGAGACTGCCCCGAGCATCCAGCGAGCTTATGTGACGGGTCAGAAGAAAAGCACGCTCATTAAAATGACTCAACAAGCAAAAGCGCTGAGCATTGACCGTCAGGAGAAGAGACTCTACTGGGTGCAGCTGGGACTGCCGGGGAAAAGCGCCGTTGCCTCCTGTGACTACAATGGGAACGGCCGGCACATTTTAGACGTCCCACTCGA TGTTCGCTCAGGGATATCAGTTTTTCTGCAGCATATATTCTACACTGATGACACATTTGGGGTTATAAAGCGAGTAAACAAGCAGACTGGAGAGGAGACGCTGAAGGTTAACATAAAACCAATGGCAAAAGCCCCAGTGGACATCAAGGTGGTGCATCATCTCAACCAGCCAATGGCAGACTCATCGGCTCCAG GTTGTGATATCCTGAGTGGGAactgtgtgagcgtgtgttcCACTGAGCGTGGAACGTGTCGGTGCACTGAAGGCTTTGCTCTCACTAAGCAAGGCACCCACTGTGAAG ATGTGAACGAATGTGCCCTCTGGAACCACGGATGCTCTCTCGGCTGTGAAAACATCCCTGGGTCTTATTTCTGTACCTGCCCAAAAGGTTACGCTCTActtccagacaggaagacatGTCAAG TGATCGTGCCATGTGAAACTAACATCAAGTGTGGCCATGGCTGCCTCCAGACAGATGAGGGCGCTGTATGCGTTTGCCCTGAGGGATCTTTACTACAAGAGGACGGACATGTCTGTACAG GATGTACAGCACCAGACAGAGGGGGCTGCAGTCAGCTCTGCACCTCTGTTACGCCGAATGGGTGGCAGTGCGGCTGTCTGCCAGGCTATGGGCTGCACCACGATGGGAAGCGTTGCATTGCTGCTG GGCCTCCATCATTTCTTGTTGTTGCAAATCTTGTGGATGTGCGACAAATTAATCCTGATGGATCTGGGGATCAAATTCTTGTGGAAGAAACGAACGGAGCCATTATTGCTTTGGACTACGACCCTGTTGAGAACAAG GTGTACTTCGCCAGCACGAGCCAGAAAACTATTGAACGCATTGATTTTGATGGTGGGTCCAGAGAAGTTCTCGTCTCTGATGTTTTGGACTCTCCAGAGGGATTAGCCATCGACTGGGTCCATCGCAAGATGTACTGGACGGATAAAAG CCGGGCAACTGTTGCCTGCAGTACCTTAGTTGGATTGAACAGACAAACCATTGTAAGTGAGAGACTGGAGAAACCTCGAGGAATTGCAGTTCATCCATCAGAAAA gaaGTTGTTCTGGACTGATACTGGTGCTCAGCCTGTGGTGGAAAGTGCCTCTTTGGAGGGGAAAAGCCGTGTCGTCATTGCCAGCACTGACCTGGTGTCGCCGAGTGGGCTGACCATTGATTTCACGGAGGATCGTCTCTTCTGGTGTGACCTGAGGCGGGGGGTTGTGGAGACGGCTGCCCTGGATGGTTCGCATAGACAGGTCCTGTTAGACAACCAAGTAG GTCGACCCTTTGACCTTGCGGTATTTGAGGACAGATTGTGGATATCCGACCAGGAGCACCAGCAGCTGAGGAGTGTGCACAAGAGGACCGGGAAGAATCTCCAAAATATCCACGGACTGCTGCAGCCAGCTTCCATTGTGGTGGTTCACCCCCTCACCAGACCAG GGGCAGACGTTTGCCTTCACATGAACGGAGGTTGCAGCCAGATTTGCGAACACAAACTGGGATTTGCCCACTGCTCCTGTCTGCCAAGCTACACCCTAGCAACCGATGGGAAAAGCTGCTTGCCTGATTCTGGAAGTACTGAATCCACCCATTTATCATCTCCCAAAAACAAAGTGGGCGATGAAAATACATCCCAGACAACTCCAGGTTTCTCCACTCATACAATCGAGACTAATTTAGACTTAAACAATGAAAAACGCCTTTCCACAGACAAGATGGTCTCAG ACCAGCATGACTGTGACTCACTTGGCTGCGATGTGAATGCACAATGCCTGCTGAATGGTGGTAGTCCAGGCTGTTCATGTGTGGAGGGGTTCACAGGTGATGGGCTGTTATGCGTGG AGTCGGAGGCCAGTTCGCCACAACTGCCCACCAGTACCTCCGCAGATGTCAGCACAGAGAACCACAGCAGCGACTCAGAGAGCTGCCCCTCCACCCACGACAACTACTGCCTTTACGAGGGCGTCTGCTTCTATTTCCCCGAAGTGGATTCTTATGCTTGCAA TTGTGTAGCGGGCTATATTGGAGAGCGTTGTCAGTTCAGCGACCTCGAGTGGTGGGACCTCCAGCAGgcggaggaagagaagaagaaaaacgtGCTGATTGGGGCCTGTGTGGTGGTCCTGGTGTCCCTCCTTTCCATCGCTGCATGCGTCACCTTATGCTACAG AACTAAGATCATCTTTGGTAAACACCCGCCAGTGGACGACGTGAGCGAGAGCAGTGTGACGGATGAAACCATGTCGGTTGCGTCCAGCGTGCCTCGG TTCTACACACTGGTAGACAGTGACGTTGAAGGGAGGACAAGCCCTGCTGTGAGCCGCCCCAGGAGAGCCATTtatccctcctgctcctcagaaACAG GTGACCTCCCCCTGTCTGAAGACTCAGATGTGTCCAAACCCATCAGAGGGTTTGAAGGCACCGCGGCATCGGCTGCCGTCCTAGATGACGTCACCTCGGGTGTCCACCGCTCGTGTCCGTCCCTGCAACACTCGTGTACTTTTACCTCATTCAGACCAGCAAttatctccatagcaaccagtTCGGACTGCCAAGAGACCAGAGAGGGTGACAAAGCCGGACCTTTATCCTTACAAGAAGCTCCAAGTGGAACTAACAAGGAGCCTCATACATGA
- the elovl6 gene encoding elongation of very long chain fatty acids protein 6 — MSVLALQEYEFERQFNEDEAIRWMQENWKKSFLFAALYVAFILGGRHVMKQREKFELRKPLVLWSLTLAVFSIFGAIRTGSYMTYILMTKGLKQSVCDQSFYNGPVSKFWAYAFVLSKAPELGDTLFIVLRKQKLIFLHWYHHITVLLYSWYSYKDMVAGGGWFMTMNYLVHAVMYSYYALRAAGFKLSRKFAMFITLTQITQMIMGCVVNYLVYSWMQQGQECPSHMQNIVWSSLMYLSYFVLFVQFFIEAYLSKSKLSAATVDKKIK, encoded by the exons GAAGAAGTCCTTCCTCTTCGCTGCGCTCTACGTGGCCTTTATCCTCGGAGGGCGCCATGTCATGAAGCAAAGGGAGAAGTTTGAGCTAAGGAAGCCGCTGGTGCTCTGGTCCCTCACGCTCGCTGTATTCAG TATCTTTGGTGCCATCCGTACTGGGAGCTACATGACTTACATCCTGATGACTAAAGGGCTGAAACAGTCTGTATGTGACCAGAGTTTTTACAACGGGCCTGTCAGCAAGTTCTGGGCATATGCCTTCGTACTTAGTAAAGCACCAGAACTGG GTGACACTCTCTTCATCGTCCTGAGGAAGCAGAAGCTCATCTTCCTCCACTGGTACCACCACATCACCGTGCTGCTCTACTCCTGGTACTCCTACAAAGACATGGTGGCTGGCGGCGGCTGGTTCATGACCATGAACTACTTGGTGCACGCCGTCATGTACTCTTACTACGCCTTGCGAGCAGCGGGCTTCAAGCTGTCGCGCAAGTTTGCGATGTTCATCACCCTGACGCAGATCACCCAGATGATTATGGGCTGCGTGGTCAACTACCTGGTGTACTCCTGGATGCAGCAGGGTCAGGAGTGTCCATCGCACATGCAGAACATTGTGTGGTCCTCCCTCATGTACCTCAGCTACTTTGTGCTCTTTGTCCAGTTCTTCATTGAGGCCTACTTAAGCAAGTCCAAGTTGTCGGCTGCAACAGTCGACAAGAAGATCAAGTAA
- the lrit3a gene encoding leucine-rich repeat, immunoglobulin-like domain and transmembrane domain-containing protein 3a, whose protein sequence is MIRLLCVHVLLCCLSMAQSFCPSQCTCVSHGHTDGTGSRSVLCNDPDMSDIPLNVPVDTAKLRIEKTAVRRIPTEAFYYLLELRYLWITYNSVTSVDTGSFYNLKVLHELRLDGNMISMFPWESLKEMPRLRTLDLHNNRLTNVPTEAVPFLLNITYLDLSSNKLSTLPPDLMDIWPPFNGAPISTNATQKVVLGLQDNPWFCDCKISKLIELSKMADTPVVLMDLFLTCSGPENLSGVLFQRAELDNCVKPSVMTSATKITSPLGSNVLLRCDATGLPTPTLYWEKSDGSPVNNAVQESPGEGVRWSIMSVHGILYKDAGDYRCRAKNEAGSTEATISLSVAGSISTTTPLLISSITTGPTSLDSTFSPPTDVPTLTIITSTVLPKTSTTFATVLIKPSPTPGNNMQKSSSKQGKPKPGGTGKKLAADEKSKKSDASMSVKDLKIVEETSDTAVLLWAADGLPKDAPITVVYSPYGEDDSKRTIETNVGSGKVFLEGLSTGMRYSVCLVAKGSAPGKDPCIDFYTLDDVEDGGQSQLFMIISGIACALVLPLIALLLYKILALYCKARNPSPDEEELEKDSYVKFETISMKQRTLNPNQTEIWARRPTRESERMLLCSRSSIDSQMTYKSDSSRSEYLC, encoded by the exons ATGATTCGACttctctgtgtgcatgtgctccTGTGCTGCCTCAGTATGGCTCAATCATTCTGTCCATCACAGTGCACTTGTGTCTCTCATGGACATACAGACGGTACAGGGAGCAG ATCGGTACTCTGCAATGATCCGGACATGTCAGATATCCCTCTCAACGTCCCCGTGGATACTGCCAAACTTCGCATTGAAAAAACGGCGGTACGGCGAATCCCGACAGAAGCTTTTTATTACCTGTTGGAGCTACGGTACCTGTGGATTACTTACAATTCAGTCACCTCAGTGGACACTGGAAGTTTCTACAACCTGAAAGTGCTCCACGAACTGAGGCTGGATGGAAATATGATCTCAATGTTCCCTTGGGAGTCTCTCAAGGAGATGCCCCGGCTGCGGACGCTGGATTTACACAACAACCGACTCACCAACGTCCCCACTGAAGCGGTACCCTTCCTCCTAAACATCACCTACTTGGATCTATCCAGCAACAAGTTATCTACTCTCCCACCTGATCTCATGGATATTTGGCCCCCATTCAATGGAGCTCCCATCTCCACGAATGCCACACAGAAAGTTGTGTTAG GTCTCCAAGACAATCCCTGGTTCTGTGACTGTAAAATCTCCAAACTAATTGAGCTTTCCAAAATGGCTGACACACCAGTGGTTTTGATGGACCTATTCCTGACCTGCAGTGGACCAGAAAACCTTTCCGGTGTCCTTTTTCAGCGAGCTGAACTGGACAACTGTGTCAAACCGTCAGTCATGACATCGGCGACCAAGATCACGTCTCCTTTGGGGAGTAATGTTCTCCTGCGGTGCGATGCCACAGGTTTACCAACGCCAACCCTTTACTGGGAAAAGTCTGACGGCTCCCCAGTCAACAACGCAG TCCAGGAGTCACCAGGAGAAGGCGTGAGGTGGTCCATCATGAGTGTGCATGGAATCTTGTATAAAGATGCTGGGGACTACAGGTGCAGAGCAAAGAATGAGGCTGGCAGCACAGAAGCTACCATTTCTCTTTCAGTCGCTGGTTCCATCAGTACAACCACCCCACTATTGATTTCGAGCATTACCACTGGACCCACGAGCCTAGACTCCACATTCAGTCCCCCGACAGACGTCCCCACCTTAACCATCATCACATCCACAGTTCTGCCTAAAACATCAACAACATTTGCGACCGTGCTAATAAAGCCGAGTCCAACCCCCGGCAACAATATGCAGAAAAGCTCATCCAAACAAGGAAAACCAAAACCAGGAGGGACTGGGAAGAAGCTCGCAGCCGATGAAAAGAGCAAGAAAAGCGACGCATCAATGTCTGTTAAAGACCTTAAGATTGTAGAGGAAACGTCAGACACTGCGGTTTTGCTCTGGGCTGCGGATGGGTTACCAAAGGACGCTCCGATCACAGTTGTGTATTCACCCTATGGGGAGGACGACAGCAAAAGGACGATAGAGACCAATGTGGGCAGCGGAAAAGTCTTCTTGGAGGGACTATCAACTGGAATGAGGTACTCGGTGTGCCTGGTTGCAAAGGGCAGCGCTCCTGGAAAAGACCCTTGCATTGACTTCTACACTCTTGACGATGTAGAAGATGGCGGGCAGAGCCAACTGTTTATGATCATCAGCGGCATCGCCTGTGCTTTGGTCCTACCTCTGATTGCACTGTTGCTCTACAAGATTCTTGCTTTGTACTGCAAGGCACGCAACCCAAGTCCGGATGAggaggaactggaaaaagataGCTACGTTAAGTTTGAGACAATCTCGATGAAGCAAAGGACCTTGAACCCTAATCAAACAGAGATTTGGGCACGAAGACCCACTCGAGAATCTGAGCGAATGCTCCTGTGCTCCAGGTCAAGTATCGATTCTCAGATGACCTACAAGAGCGACAGTTCTCGTTCGGAGTATCTCTGCTGA
- the egf gene encoding pro-epidermal growth factor isoform X1, with the protein MAVLIVAMPENFFKKTCKSGSDYRSMLAATTTVFICFVLQSSGAWAVTAACWDERQPEAEGNSSCISTQPFFIFGYGKAIHRMGLDGKNQRRLVAGVGRSIFLDFHFRDDTIYWADKQTGVIYKAAVRDAQRQKLFSDKHISGLAVDWIRNSIFWTSKAKGKIKKIDINGKNEVTLVRHLTQPCAITVDPIDRFLFWLAGETAPSIQRAYVTGQKKSTLIKMTQQAKALSIDRQEKRLYWVQLGLPGKSAVASCDYNGNGRHILDVPLDVRSGISVFLQHIFYTDDTFGVIKRVNKQTGEETLKVNIKPMAKAPVDIKVVHHLNQPMADSSAPGCDILSGNCVSVCSTERGTCRCTEGFALTKQGTHCEDVNECALWNHGCSLGCENIPGSYFCTCPKGYALLPDRKTCQVIVPCETNIKCGHGCLQTDEGAVCVCPEGSLLQEDGHVCTGCTAPDRGGCSQLCTSVTPNGWQCGCLPGYGLHHDGKRCIAAGPPSFLVVANLVDVRQINPDGSGDQILVEETNGAIIALDYDPVENKVYFASTSQKTIERIDFDGGSREVLVSDVLDSPEGLAIDWVHRKMYWTDKSRATVACSTLVGLNRQTIVSERLEKPRGIAVHPSEKKLFWTDTGAQPVVESASLEGKSRVVIASTDLVSPSGLTIDFTEDRLFWCDLRRGVVETAALDGSHRQVLLDNQVGRPFDLAVFEDRLWISDQEHQQLRSVHKRTGKNLQNIHGLLQPASIVVVHPLTRPDQKQRSPFNLPSVVTPTGADVCLHMNGGCSQICEHKLGFAHCSCLPSYTLATDGKSCLPDSGSTESTHLSSPKNKVGDENTSQTTPGFSTHTIETNLDLNNEKRLSTDKMVSDQHDCDSLGCDVNAQCLLNGGSPGCSCVEGFTGDGLLCVESEASSPQLPTSTSADVSTENHSSDSESCPSTHDNYCLYEGVCFYFPEVDSYACNCVAGYIGERCQFSDLEWWDLQQAEEEKKKNVLIGACVVVLVSLLSIAACVTLCYRTKIIFGKHPPVDDVSESSVTDETMSVASSVPRFYTLVDSDVEGRTSPAVSRPRRAIYPSCSSETGDLPLSEDSDVSKPIRGFEGTAASAAVLDDVTSGVHRSCPSLQHSCTFTSFRPAIISIATSSDCQETREGDKAGPLSLQEAPSGTNKEPHT; encoded by the exons ATGGCAGTGCTAATAGTGGCAATGCCTGagaacttttttaaaaaaacgtgCAAGTCGGGGTCGGACTACAGGAGTATGCTGGCTGCAACAACCACAgtgttcatctgttttgtgctgCAAAGCAGTGGCGCCTGGGCCGTGACTGCAGCATGCTGGGATGAAAGGCAACCAGAAGCGGagggaaacagcagctgcatct CCACGCAGCCCTTCTTTATATTTGGCTACGGTAAAGCCATTCATCGGATGGGTCTTGATGGGAAGAACCAGAGGAGGCTTGTGGCTGGTGTGGGAAGATCGATTTTCCTCGACTTTCATTTCAGAGACGATACAATTTACTGGgcggacaaacagactggggtcATTTACAAAGCAGCAGTGAGAGACGCACAAAGACAG AAACTTTTTTCTGACAAACATATTTCGGGCCTTGCAGTGGACTGGATTCGGAACAGCATATTCTGGACGAGTAAAGCCAAGGGAAAGATTAAGAAAATTGATataaatggaaaaaatgaagTGACTCTAGTGAGACATCTGACCCAGCCTTGTGCAATTACTGTTGACCCCATTGACAG GTTCCTTTTTTGGCTGGCTGGCGAGACTGCCCCGAGCATCCAGCGAGCTTATGTGACGGGTCAGAAGAAAAGCACGCTCATTAAAATGACTCAACAAGCAAAAGCGCTGAGCATTGACCGTCAGGAGAAGAGACTCTACTGGGTGCAGCTGGGACTGCCGGGGAAAAGCGCCGTTGCCTCCTGTGACTACAATGGGAACGGCCGGCACATTTTAGACGTCCCACTCGA TGTTCGCTCAGGGATATCAGTTTTTCTGCAGCATATATTCTACACTGATGACACATTTGGGGTTATAAAGCGAGTAAACAAGCAGACTGGAGAGGAGACGCTGAAGGTTAACATAAAACCAATGGCAAAAGCCCCAGTGGACATCAAGGTGGTGCATCATCTCAACCAGCCAATGGCAGACTCATCGGCTCCAG GTTGTGATATCCTGAGTGGGAactgtgtgagcgtgtgttcCACTGAGCGTGGAACGTGTCGGTGCACTGAAGGCTTTGCTCTCACTAAGCAAGGCACCCACTGTGAAG ATGTGAACGAATGTGCCCTCTGGAACCACGGATGCTCTCTCGGCTGTGAAAACATCCCTGGGTCTTATTTCTGTACCTGCCCAAAAGGTTACGCTCTActtccagacaggaagacatGTCAAG TGATCGTGCCATGTGAAACTAACATCAAGTGTGGCCATGGCTGCCTCCAGACAGATGAGGGCGCTGTATGCGTTTGCCCTGAGGGATCTTTACTACAAGAGGACGGACATGTCTGTACAG GATGTACAGCACCAGACAGAGGGGGCTGCAGTCAGCTCTGCACCTCTGTTACGCCGAATGGGTGGCAGTGCGGCTGTCTGCCAGGCTATGGGCTGCACCACGATGGGAAGCGTTGCATTGCTGCTG GGCCTCCATCATTTCTTGTTGTTGCAAATCTTGTGGATGTGCGACAAATTAATCCTGATGGATCTGGGGATCAAATTCTTGTGGAAGAAACGAACGGAGCCATTATTGCTTTGGACTACGACCCTGTTGAGAACAAG GTGTACTTCGCCAGCACGAGCCAGAAAACTATTGAACGCATTGATTTTGATGGTGGGTCCAGAGAAGTTCTCGTCTCTGATGTTTTGGACTCTCCAGAGGGATTAGCCATCGACTGGGTCCATCGCAAGATGTACTGGACGGATAAAAG CCGGGCAACTGTTGCCTGCAGTACCTTAGTTGGATTGAACAGACAAACCATTGTAAGTGAGAGACTGGAGAAACCTCGAGGAATTGCAGTTCATCCATCAGAAAA gaaGTTGTTCTGGACTGATACTGGTGCTCAGCCTGTGGTGGAAAGTGCCTCTTTGGAGGGGAAAAGCCGTGTCGTCATTGCCAGCACTGACCTGGTGTCGCCGAGTGGGCTGACCATTGATTTCACGGAGGATCGTCTCTTCTGGTGTGACCTGAGGCGGGGGGTTGTGGAGACGGCTGCCCTGGATGGTTCGCATAGACAGGTCCTGTTAGACAACCAAGTAG GTCGACCCTTTGACCTTGCGGTATTTGAGGACAGATTGTGGATATCCGACCAGGAGCACCAGCAGCTGAGGAGTGTGCACAAGAGGACCGGGAAGAATCTCCAAAATATCCACGGACTGCTGCAGCCAGCTTCCATTGTGGTGGTTCACCCCCTCACCAGACCAG ATCAGAAGCAGCGGAGCCCATTTAATCTTCCTAGCGTCGTTACTCCTACAGGGGCAGACGTTTGCCTTCACATGAACGGAGGTTGCAGCCAGATTTGCGAACACAAACTGGGATTTGCCCACTGCTCCTGTCTGCCAAGCTACACCCTAGCAACCGATGGGAAAAGCTGCTTGCCTGATTCTGGAAGTACTGAATCCACCCATTTATCATCTCCCAAAAACAAAGTGGGCGATGAAAATACATCCCAGACAACTCCAGGTTTCTCCACTCATACAATCGAGACTAATTTAGACTTAAACAATGAAAAACGCCTTTCCACAGACAAGATGGTCTCAG ACCAGCATGACTGTGACTCACTTGGCTGCGATGTGAATGCACAATGCCTGCTGAATGGTGGTAGTCCAGGCTGTTCATGTGTGGAGGGGTTCACAGGTGATGGGCTGTTATGCGTGG AGTCGGAGGCCAGTTCGCCACAACTGCCCACCAGTACCTCCGCAGATGTCAGCACAGAGAACCACAGCAGCGACTCAGAGAGCTGCCCCTCCACCCACGACAACTACTGCCTTTACGAGGGCGTCTGCTTCTATTTCCCCGAAGTGGATTCTTATGCTTGCAA TTGTGTAGCGGGCTATATTGGAGAGCGTTGTCAGTTCAGCGACCTCGAGTGGTGGGACCTCCAGCAGgcggaggaagagaagaagaaaaacgtGCTGATTGGGGCCTGTGTGGTGGTCCTGGTGTCCCTCCTTTCCATCGCTGCATGCGTCACCTTATGCTACAG AACTAAGATCATCTTTGGTAAACACCCGCCAGTGGACGACGTGAGCGAGAGCAGTGTGACGGATGAAACCATGTCGGTTGCGTCCAGCGTGCCTCGG TTCTACACACTGGTAGACAGTGACGTTGAAGGGAGGACAAGCCCTGCTGTGAGCCGCCCCAGGAGAGCCATTtatccctcctgctcctcagaaACAG GTGACCTCCCCCTGTCTGAAGACTCAGATGTGTCCAAACCCATCAGAGGGTTTGAAGGCACCGCGGCATCGGCTGCCGTCCTAGATGACGTCACCTCGGGTGTCCACCGCTCGTGTCCGTCCCTGCAACACTCGTGTACTTTTACCTCATTCAGACCAGCAAttatctccatagcaaccagtTCGGACTGCCAAGAGACCAGAGAGGGTGACAAAGCCGGACCTTTATCCTTACAAGAAGCTCCAAGTGGAACTAACAAGGAGCCTCATACATGA